One stretch of Pedobacter riviphilus DNA includes these proteins:
- a CDS encoding alpha-L-rhamnosidase: MNLRFLQVTTLFFVLAPISKTFAQSLTALKTEYLVNPIGLDNPNPRFTWQMNDASQGAKQTAYRILLDTDSASLVKANAKLWNTGWVKSDNHLVIYSGPLLKPFTKYFWRVDIADGRQKKSNNTSIASFETGMMKMENWLGAWISDTENIQLKPAPYFRKTFIANKKIRSARAYIAAAGLYELSINGKKIGNHRMDPMYTRFDRRTLYVTYDVTPAISQGKNAIGVLLGNGWYNHQSTAVWYFDRAPWRNRPAFCLDIRITYEDGTTEIIKSGKEWKTALSPIIFNSIYTAEHYDARLEKAGWNMPNFDDTDWKNVIYRSAPSKNIVAQAMHPIRNVEQIASKSLRRFNDTTYLFDLGRNISGVSKITVSGPAGTVIKLKHGERLYANGHVDISNIDAHYRPTDNTDPFQTDILILNGKGEQSFMPYFNYKGFQYVEVSSSIPIELKKENLVGYFMHSDVPVVGDVKSSESIINKIYYATNNSYLSNLFGYPTDCPQREKNGWTGDAQIAIETGLYGFDGITIYEKWLADHRDEQQPNGVLPSIIPTDGWGYEWGNGPDWTSTIAIIPWNVYLFYGDKKLLADCYENIKKYVNHIDESYPTGLTTWGLGDWIPVKSKSPVELTSTCYYYADVVILAKAAKILGKNDDYEKYIALAKKIKDAFNAKYLNKEKGIYNTGIQTEMSVPLYWKIVPEESIALVAENLAKRVEADGFHLDVGLLGTKAILNALSENGYSDIAYKVAAQKTYPSWGWWMENGATTLYENWPIDAKSDISMNHIMFGEIGAWLYKSPGGIKPDEKQPGFKHVILDPHVMEGLNSFEASHIGPYGKIVSAWKRINNGIRYDITIPANSTATINLPLTRGMNIYINGKINNIGKIDLEAGRYIIEHKVQK; the protein is encoded by the coding sequence ATGAATCTCAGATTTCTTCAGGTAACAACTCTATTTTTTGTCCTTGCTCCTATTTCCAAAACATTTGCTCAATCCCTTACCGCTTTAAAAACCGAATATTTGGTTAACCCCATCGGCTTAGACAATCCTAACCCGCGTTTTACCTGGCAAATGAACGATGCCAGCCAAGGTGCCAAACAAACAGCCTACCGCATTCTTTTAGATACCGATTCGGCCTCGCTTGTTAAAGCCAATGCAAAACTTTGGAATACGGGTTGGGTTAAATCAGATAATCATCTGGTTATTTATTCTGGCCCGTTACTAAAACCTTTTACTAAATACTTCTGGCGAGTAGATATTGCAGATGGAAGGCAAAAGAAATCGAACAATACATCTATCGCCAGCTTTGAAACAGGCATGATGAAAATGGAAAACTGGCTGGGCGCCTGGATTTCGGATACCGAGAATATCCAACTTAAACCTGCGCCCTATTTCAGAAAGACCTTTATTGCAAATAAAAAAATCAGGTCGGCCAGAGCCTACATCGCCGCAGCTGGCTTGTACGAACTCTCTATCAACGGCAAAAAAATCGGCAATCATCGAATGGACCCGATGTACACCCGTTTTGATAGAAGAACATTATACGTTACCTACGATGTAACTCCGGCCATCAGCCAGGGCAAAAATGCCATCGGTGTTTTACTGGGCAATGGATGGTATAATCATCAATCAACTGCAGTTTGGTACTTCGACCGCGCACCATGGCGTAACAGACCCGCTTTTTGTCTTGATATACGTATCACTTACGAAGATGGCACAACCGAAATCATTAAATCGGGTAAAGAATGGAAAACAGCTTTAAGTCCGATTATTTTTAATAGTATTTATACCGCCGAACACTACGATGCCCGCCTGGAAAAAGCAGGTTGGAACATGCCAAACTTCGACGATACAGATTGGAAAAATGTGATTTACCGTTCAGCTCCCTCTAAAAATATTGTTGCGCAGGCTATGCACCCTATCCGCAATGTTGAACAAATAGCTAGCAAAAGTTTAAGGAGGTTTAACGATACCACATACCTATTCGATCTGGGCAGAAATATTTCGGGAGTAAGCAAAATCACGGTAAGTGGCCCGGCAGGAACGGTGATAAAACTGAAACATGGAGAGCGTTTATATGCCAATGGGCACGTGGATATATCGAATATTGACGCCCATTACCGTCCAACTGATAATACTGATCCATTTCAGACGGATATCCTGATTTTAAACGGGAAAGGTGAACAAAGTTTTATGCCTTATTTCAATTACAAGGGTTTTCAATATGTAGAAGTAAGCAGTTCTATTCCCATCGAATTGAAAAAAGAAAATCTGGTGGGTTACTTTATGCATAGTGATGTTCCAGTTGTTGGTGATGTTAAATCTTCAGAATCGATTATTAATAAAATCTATTACGCCACCAATAATTCTTACCTGTCGAATCTTTTTGGCTACCCTACAGATTGTCCGCAGAGGGAAAAAAATGGCTGGACGGGCGATGCTCAGATTGCGATAGAAACTGGTCTTTATGGATTTGACGGCATTACCATTTACGAAAAATGGCTAGCCGATCACCGTGATGAACAACAGCCAAATGGTGTTTTACCTTCCATTATCCCTACCGATGGCTGGGGTTACGAATGGGGTAACGGACCAGACTGGACCAGTACAATCGCCATTATTCCATGGAATGTTTACCTGTTTTATGGCGACAAGAAACTACTTGCCGATTGTTATGAAAATATCAAAAAATACGTAAACCACATCGATGAAAGCTATCCAACTGGTTTAACCACTTGGGGTTTGGGCGATTGGATTCCAGTGAAATCAAAATCTCCTGTCGAACTTACCTCTACCTGTTATTATTATGCTGATGTGGTTATTTTGGCAAAGGCAGCAAAAATTCTCGGTAAAAATGATGATTATGAAAAGTACATCGCCCTGGCAAAAAAAATTAAGGATGCCTTTAATGCAAAATACCTGAACAAAGAAAAAGGAATCTACAATACTGGTATCCAAACTGAAATGAGCGTTCCGTTGTACTGGAAAATTGTTCCTGAAGAATCGATTGCCCTTGTTGCTGAAAACCTGGCCAAACGCGTAGAAGCCGATGGTTTCCACTTGGATGTGGGATTATTGGGCACAAAAGCCATTTTAAATGCATTGAGTGAAAACGGCTATAGTGATATTGCTTATAAAGTTGCCGCTCAAAAAACCTATCCAAGCTGGGGCTGGTGGATGGAAAATGGCGCCACCACTTTATACGAGAACTGGCCTATAGATGCAAAATCGGATATTTCTATGAACCATATTATGTTCGGAGAAATTGGTGCCTGGTTGTACAAATCGCCAGGTGGTATTAAGCCAGATGAAAAACAGCCTGGCTTTAAACATGTGATATTGGATCCTCATGTTATGGAAGGCCTAAATTCTTTTGAAGCCAGTCACATTGGTCCGTATGGCAAAATTGTAAGTGCATGGAAAAGAATTAATAATGGAATCAGATACGACATTACCATTCCAGCGAATTCTACAGCGACCATTAATTTGCCACTTACACGTGGCATGAATATTTATATAAATGGTAAAATAAACAACATTGGGAAGATAGATTTAGAAGCTGGTAGGTATATAATCGAACATAAAGTCCAAAAATAA
- the pyrE gene encoding orotate phosphoribosyltransferase, whose amino-acid sequence MYNKSDIELKVAEFLLQIKAIKLQPNNPFTWASGWKSPIYCDNRITLSHPQVRTYIRQKLAQAIQEEFGSVDVIAGVATAGIPQGVLVAQELGLPFIYVRAKAKEHGTGSLIEGEVVEGQRVVVIEDLISTGKSSLQAVEALRAAGLSVAGLAAIFTYGFEKADENFAAAKCRYLTLSNYGALIDYAAEHSIIAKSDMELLSKWRLNPSEWGQGQVLSSES is encoded by the coding sequence ATGTATAATAAAAGTGATATTGAATTAAAGGTAGCGGAATTTTTATTACAGATAAAAGCAATTAAATTACAGCCAAACAATCCCTTCACTTGGGCATCAGGCTGGAAATCGCCAATTTATTGCGACAATAGAATTACCCTTTCCCACCCTCAAGTTAGAACTTACATCCGCCAGAAACTGGCACAGGCCATACAAGAAGAGTTTGGTTCGGTAGATGTTATTGCAGGTGTTGCAACCGCAGGTATCCCACAGGGCGTTTTAGTAGCTCAAGAGCTTGGCTTACCTTTTATTTATGTAAGAGCGAAGGCCAAAGAACATGGCACTGGAAGTTTAATTGAAGGTGAAGTGGTAGAAGGTCAGCGTGTGGTAGTGATTGAAGATTTAATTTCAACCGGAAAAAGCAGTTTACAGGCTGTTGAAGCACTAAGAGCTGCAGGCTTATCGGTAGCTGGTTTAGCAGCAATTTTCACTTATGGTTTCGAAAAAGCAGACGAAAATTTCGCAGCTGCAAAATGTCGTTACTTAACCTTATCAAACTATGGCGCTTTAATCGATTATGCTGCCGAGCACAGCATTATTGCCAAAAGTGATATGGAATTATTGAGCAAATGGCGTTTAAACCCTTCAGAATGGGGACAAGGACAGGTTTTGAGTTCGGAGTCTTAA
- a CDS encoding SRPBCC family protein, whose amino-acid sequence MTVIESTVEVNKPVTEVYAFLSNMNNHQQLMPENIYNWESTEDDARFTIQNMAKLAIKISSRIENQEITAIPSEKAPFDVELKWTVTDNGNGTTTAKHIISADLNMMMKMLASGPLQKLADHQTEKLKEILG is encoded by the coding sequence ATGACTGTTATTGAAAGCACAGTAGAGGTAAATAAACCGGTTACAGAGGTTTATGCATTTCTATCCAATATGAACAATCATCAGCAACTGATGCCAGAAAATATCTACAACTGGGAATCTACTGAAGATGATGCACGGTTTACCATCCAGAATATGGCAAAATTGGCTATTAAGATTTCTAGCCGTATCGAAAACCAAGAAATAACAGCAATTCCGAGCGAAAAAGCACCTTTTGATGTAGAATTAAAATGGACGGTTACAGATAACGGAAATGGAACAACTACAGCCAAACACATCATCTCAGCAGATTTGAACATGATGATGAAAATGTTGGCATCTGGTCCACTACAAAAACTGGCTGATCACCAAACGGAAAAACTGAAAGAGATCTTAGGTTAA
- a CDS encoding MFS transporter, with protein sequence MTENTTTTSIIEKTVFPILFALSFSHLLNDTIQSLIPAIYPVIKTSYHLSFSQIGLITLTFQLAASLLQPFVGLYTDKKPQPYSLAVGMGFTLIGLISLSQAGHFYTMLISVAFIGIGSSIFHPEASRMAHAASGGKRGLAQSVFQLGGNAGSSLGPLLAAWIIVPYGQFSVIWFSVIALLAIMILTYVGNWYKGFMLSRSKKMNIQTVVNQFSRTKVIFSVCILLLLIFSKYFYMASLTNYFTFYLIGKFHVSVQTSQIYLFVFLFSVAAGTLLGGPIGDKIGRKYVIWTSILGTAPFALLLPHASLFWVGVLIVPIGMILASAFSAILVYAQELIPGKVGLVAGLFFGFAFGMGGIGSALLGKLADSTSIEYVFNVCAFLPLIGLLTGFLPNIETKKK encoded by the coding sequence ATGACTGAGAATACTACTACCACATCCATTATTGAAAAAACCGTTTTCCCGATACTTTTCGCCTTAAGTTTTTCGCATTTACTTAATGATACCATACAATCGTTAATTCCTGCAATTTACCCCGTTATTAAAACCAGTTATCATTTAAGTTTTTCGCAGATTGGTTTAATTACGCTTACTTTTCAATTGGCTGCTTCCTTGTTACAGCCATTTGTAGGTTTGTATACCGATAAAAAACCTCAGCCATATTCGTTGGCAGTAGGGATGGGGTTTACCTTGATCGGTTTGATTTCGCTATCACAAGCAGGTCATTTTTATACCATGCTAATTTCTGTTGCTTTTATCGGAATCGGTTCCTCTATATTTCATCCCGAAGCCTCAAGGATGGCGCACGCTGCATCTGGAGGAAAGAGGGGATTGGCACAATCTGTTTTTCAGTTGGGTGGTAATGCAGGTAGTTCTTTAGGTCCACTATTGGCGGCCTGGATTATTGTTCCCTACGGGCAGTTCAGCGTGATCTGGTTTTCGGTAATTGCACTCCTTGCCATTATGATTTTAACCTATGTAGGTAACTGGTATAAAGGATTTATGCTTTCGAGAAGTAAAAAGATGAATATTCAGACTGTTGTGAACCAGTTTTCGCGAACTAAGGTAATTTTTTCGGTTTGTATTTTACTCTTGCTGATTTTCTCGAAATATTTCTATATGGCGAGTTTGACTAACTATTTCACCTTTTATCTGATCGGTAAATTTCATGTTTCGGTACAAACCTCACAGATCTATTTATTTGTATTCTTATTTTCTGTAGCTGCCGGAACGTTATTGGGCGGACCAATAGGCGATAAAATAGGACGGAAATATGTAATCTGGACTTCCATATTAGGAACTGCTCCATTTGCACTATTATTACCACACGCCAGCTTGTTCTGGGTAGGGGTGCTCATCGTCCCTATAGGGATGATTTTAGCATCGGCATTCTCCGCAATTCTGGTTTATGCACAGGAACTAATCCCGGGGAAAGTTGGTTTGGTTGCCGGTCTGTTTTTTGGCTTTGCCTTTGGCATGGGCGGTATTGGTTCGGCATTACTAGGGAAACTAGCTGATTCTACCAGTATAGAATATGTATTTAATGTTTGTGCGTTTCTACCCTTAATCGGTTTATTAACTGGTTTCTTGCCTAATATTGAAACGAAGAAGAAATAG
- the clpB gene encoding ATP-dependent chaperone ClpB, which translates to MNFNNFTIKAQEAVQQASEIAQGNQQQAIETAHLLKGLLTVDENVVSYVLKKLNVNLNSLNQNLDAEIAKFPKVSGSNVYLSSNANSVLQKAQTFLKEFKDEFVSVEHLLLSILAVNDSTSKLLKEQGVNEKDLKKAIIELRGDNRVTDQNAEATYQALSKYARNLNEYAESGKLDPVIGRDEEIRRVIQILSRRTKNNPILIGEPGVGKTAIAEGIAFRIIKGDVPENLKSKVVYSLDMGALIAGAKYKGEFEERLKAVVKEVTQSDGDIILFIDEIHTLVGAGGGEGAMDAANILKPALARGELRAIGATTLDEYQKYLEKDKALERRFQKVMVEEPDTQDAISILRGLKERYETHHKVRIKDEAIIAAVEMSQRYISDRFLPDKAIDLMDEAASKLRMEMDSVPENVDALDREIMRLEIEREAIKREKDDRKVKELSEEIANLSAERDEFKAKWQGEKDLVDAVNNELEQIEHYKLEAEQAERAGDYGKVAEIRYGKIKEAQDKVEKLKADLESQQSNSRMLKEEVTADDIAGVVGRWTGIPVTKLIASEREKLLHLEEELHQRVAGQDEAIEAISDAIRRSRAGLQDKRKPIGSFIFLGTTGVGKTELAKALAEFLFNDENALTRIDMSEYQERHAVSRLIGAPPGYVGYDEGGQLTEAVRRKPYSVVLLDEIEKAHPDVFNILLQVLDDGRLTDNKGRTVNFKNTIIIMTSNIGAHLIQDNFKNLSDENREEVIAKTKNELFEVLKQTIRPEFLNRIDELIMFTPLNRSEIRNIVSLQFKHVQQTLAEMGIEMEASDEALDWLAQLGYDPQFGARPLKRVIQKRILNELSKEILAGKIDKDSKIKLDMFDHNFVFLNQKAD; encoded by the coding sequence ATGAACTTCAACAATTTTACTATAAAAGCCCAGGAAGCAGTTCAACAGGCTTCTGAAATAGCCCAAGGCAATCAGCAACAGGCTATTGAAACGGCACACCTGCTTAAAGGTTTGCTTACTGTTGATGAAAACGTGGTTTCTTATGTTTTAAAGAAATTAAACGTCAATCTAAATTCATTAAATCAAAATTTAGATGCAGAAATTGCCAAGTTCCCAAAAGTGAGTGGAAGCAATGTCTATCTGTCATCTAACGCAAATAGCGTTTTACAAAAAGCGCAGACGTTTTTAAAAGAGTTTAAAGATGAATTTGTATCTGTAGAGCATCTATTATTGAGTATCTTAGCCGTTAACGATAGTACTTCTAAATTATTAAAAGAACAGGGTGTTAACGAAAAAGATCTTAAAAAAGCCATTATTGAGCTGCGTGGAGATAACCGTGTAACCGATCAAAATGCCGAGGCCACCTATCAGGCCCTGAGCAAATATGCAAGGAATTTAAACGAATATGCAGAAAGCGGAAAACTAGATCCTGTAATTGGGCGCGATGAGGAAATCCGTCGGGTAATACAGATTTTATCGCGCAGAACCAAGAACAACCCTATTTTAATTGGCGAACCTGGTGTAGGTAAAACCGCCATTGCCGAAGGAATTGCTTTTAGGATTATTAAAGGTGATGTACCTGAAAACTTAAAAAGCAAAGTGGTTTATTCACTAGATATGGGTGCTTTAATTGCAGGAGCAAAATACAAAGGCGAATTTGAAGAGCGTTTAAAAGCCGTAGTTAAAGAAGTTACCCAAAGCGATGGTGATATTATCCTGTTTATCGATGAGATCCACACTTTGGTAGGTGCTGGTGGCGGTGAAGGTGCTATGGACGCAGCGAATATTTTAAAACCTGCCCTTGCCCGTGGAGAACTACGTGCCATTGGTGCAACAACTTTAGATGAATATCAAAAATATTTAGAAAAAGATAAAGCGTTAGAACGCCGTTTCCAAAAGGTGATGGTTGAAGAACCTGATACCCAGGATGCGATTTCTATCCTCCGTGGCTTAAAAGAACGTTATGAAACACATCATAAAGTAAGGATTAAAGATGAAGCAATTATCGCAGCCGTAGAAATGAGTCAGCGATATATTTCAGACCGTTTCTTGCCAGATAAGGCCATCGATTTAATGGATGAAGCTGCATCTAAATTGCGCATGGAAATGGACAGTGTGCCCGAAAATGTGGATGCTTTAGACCGAGAAATTATGCGTTTAGAAATTGAACGTGAAGCAATTAAACGTGAAAAAGACGATAGGAAGGTTAAAGAACTTTCAGAAGAAATTGCTAACCTATCAGCAGAGCGTGATGAATTTAAAGCGAAATGGCAAGGTGAGAAAGACTTGGTAGATGCCGTAAATAACGAACTGGAGCAAATTGAGCACTACAAATTAGAAGCAGAACAAGCTGAACGTGCAGGCGATTACGGTAAAGTTGCCGAAATCCGTTACGGAAAAATTAAGGAAGCCCAAGATAAGGTTGAAAAACTTAAAGCCGATTTAGAAAGCCAGCAAAGCAATAGCCGTATGCTTAAGGAAGAGGTTACTGCTGATGATATTGCAGGTGTGGTAGGCCGTTGGACAGGTATTCCGGTTACGAAACTGATTGCCAGTGAGCGCGAAAAACTGCTTCATTTAGAAGAAGAATTACACCAGCGTGTGGCTGGTCAGGACGAAGCAATTGAAGCTATTTCTGATGCCATCCGCCGATCGCGTGCAGGCTTACAGGATAAACGCAAACCAATTGGATCTTTCATCTTTTTAGGTACTACTGGTGTAGGTAAAACGGAGCTTGCAAAAGCCCTTGCGGAATTTTTATTCAACGATGAAAATGCCTTAACCCGCATCGATATGAGTGAATATCAGGAGCGTCATGCCGTATCGCGCTTAATTGGAGCGCCTCCAGGATATGTGGGTTACGATGAAGGCGGGCAATTAACCGAGGCCGTTAGGCGTAAACCTTATTCGGTAGTATTGCTTGATGAGATTGAAAAAGCACATCCGGATGTATTTAACATCCTGTTACAGGTATTAGATGACGGGCGTTTAACCGACAATAAAGGTAGAACGGTGAATTTTAAAAATACCATCATCATCATGACCTCAAACATTGGTGCGCATTTAATTCAAGATAATTTCAAAAACTTAAGCGATGAAAACCGTGAGGAAGTAATTGCAAAAACCAAAAACGAATTGTTCGAGGTATTAAAACAGACCATTCGCCCAGAATTTTTGAACAGGATTGATGAGCTGATTATGTTTACCCCGTTAAACCGCAGCGAAATCAGAAATATTGTAAGCTTACAGTTTAAACATGTACAGCAAACATTGGCCGAAATGGGTATAGAAATGGAAGCCAGTGATGAAGCTTTAGATTGGTTGGCACAATTGGGTTACGATCCGCAATTTGGTGCTAGACCGTTAAAAAGAGTGATTCAAAAAAGAATCTTAAATGAGTTGTCGAAAGAGATATTGGCGGGTAAGATAGATAAAGACAGCAAAATTAAGTTAGATATGTTCGATCATAATTTTGTGTTCCTGAACCAAAAAGCTGATTAA
- a CDS encoding outer membrane beta-barrel protein, whose protein sequence is MKKLLLSLVAVAGLVYGAQAQTEKGNFMLGGNVGVNSTKVDGAPKADFSFSVLPSVGYFISNNFAIGTGVGYEYDKKVSNKTQEGTFKVAPFGRYYVGLSDQFKFFGQLSVPLAFGELKATDANGDNAVKLGSTTKIGVELAPGFAFFPTKRIGIELSVKGLSYENYTLKAEGTGAKVKTNTFGLNADTFAPRLGVQFYF, encoded by the coding sequence ATGAAAAAACTATTATTATCTTTAGTAGCAGTAGCAGGTTTAGTTTATGGTGCACAAGCACAAACTGAAAAAGGAAATTTTATGTTAGGCGGTAATGTAGGTGTAAACTCTACAAAAGTAGACGGCGCTCCAAAAGCAGATTTCAGCTTTAGCGTATTACCAAGTGTTGGTTATTTTATCAGCAATAATTTTGCTATCGGTACAGGTGTTGGTTACGAATACGATAAAAAAGTAAGCAACAAAACTCAAGAAGGTACTTTTAAAGTTGCTCCTTTCGGTCGTTACTATGTTGGTTTATCTGATCAATTTAAATTCTTCGGACAATTATCAGTGCCATTGGCATTTGGTGAATTAAAAGCAACTGACGCTAACGGCGATAACGCAGTTAAATTGGGTAGTACAACCAAAATCGGTGTAGAACTTGCTCCAGGATTTGCTTTCTTCCCAACAAAAAGAATCGGTATCGAACTTTCAGTTAAAGGTTTAAGTTATGAAAACTACACTTTAAAAGCAGAAGGAACTGGTGCTAAAGTTAAAACCAATACTTTTGGCTTAAACGCTGATACTTTCGCACCAAGGTTAGGTGTACAGTTCTACTTTTAA
- a CDS encoding NADPH-dependent FMN reductase yields the protein MEKNGKIVGLCGSLRKGSYNAMLLKVVGSLIPQNIHFETVTFEDVPIYNADLDLPETKESPASVVKLRDALATADAFIIVSPEYNYSIPGGLKNAIDWASRGKDSPLMHKPVALMGATQGMWGTVRMQTAFLPVFTFLNMNPVLQPEVLIAQAQNKFDAEGNLTDERSIDIIKRKIENLISACKV from the coding sequence ATGGAAAAGAATGGAAAAATTGTTGGTTTATGCGGAAGTCTAAGAAAAGGCTCTTATAATGCAATGTTGCTTAAAGTTGTAGGTAGTTTAATTCCCCAAAACATCCACTTCGAAACGGTGACTTTTGAAGACGTTCCTATTTATAACGCAGACCTTGATTTACCAGAAACTAAAGAAAGCCCAGCAAGTGTGGTAAAACTTAGAGATGCTTTAGCCACTGCAGATGCTTTTATTATTGTTTCTCCTGAATATAATTATTCTATTCCCGGTGGATTAAAAAATGCCATCGACTGGGCGAGCCGTGGAAAGGATTCGCCCTTAATGCATAAACCAGTTGCCTTAATGGGCGCAACACAGGGAATGTGGGGAACAGTTAGAATGCAAACCGCGTTTTTGCCTGTTTTTACCTTTTTAAATATGAATCCGGTATTACAACCAGAAGTTTTAATTGCTCAGGCTCAAAACAAATTCGATGCTGAAGGAAATCTGACAGACGAGAGAAGCATCGATATTATTAAAAGGAAAATAGAAAATTTAATTTCTGCTTGTAAGGTTTAA
- a CDS encoding outer membrane beta-barrel protein produces MKKQLLTLVAVCAIAMAAHAQTEKGYNLIGGSFNISSSKTESPNYEKRNYYTINPSYAHFFSKNLAIGLTAGFSYSKNFNSNFDSNFNTTSTRTSKQKSFSVGPVVRYYIDIVDKLKAFGQFSGTIGIVKTNETSTYTYNYPPSSKFTQYHASIQPGLAFFPTKKLGIELGFPLLSYNKIDYDGKEPSNIWYETEAFDFGFNTFNPFLGFNFHF; encoded by the coding sequence ATGAAAAAACAATTATTAACGTTGGTAGCGGTATGCGCTATCGCCATGGCAGCTCATGCCCAAACAGAAAAAGGATATAACCTAATCGGCGGAAGTTTTAATATTTCTTCATCAAAAACAGAGTCGCCAAATTACGAGAAAAGGAATTATTACACCATTAACCCAAGTTACGCACATTTCTTTTCTAAAAACTTAGCAATTGGATTAACTGCAGGTTTTAGTTATAGTAAAAATTTCAATAGTAATTTTGATTCTAATTTCAACACAACCTCTACAAGAACAAGTAAACAAAAAAGTTTCTCAGTGGGTCCTGTAGTGAGATATTATATAGATATTGTTGACAAACTTAAAGCCTTTGGACAGTTTAGTGGAACGATTGGTATTGTAAAAACTAATGAAACCAGTACCTATACTTATAATTATCCACCTAGTTCAAAATTCACACAGTACCATGCATCTATACAGCCTGGCCTAGCATTTTTTCCGACTAAAAAACTGGGCATAGAGCTTGGCTTCCCTTTATTATCGTACAATAAAATTGATTACGACGGTAAAGAGCCTTCAAATATTTGGTACGAAACAGAAGCATTTGATTTTGGGTTTAACACTTTTAACCCATTTCTTGGATTTAACTTTCATTTTTAA
- a CDS encoding outer membrane beta-barrel protein: MKPKLIIMALLCAVSWRSYAQAEKGSGFIGGSLSFGTSKQNSSSPSLNTFTLTPRGGYFLANNFAIGLEIPLNLSKLRGENYIAWNEEYGYYEEQLGVKEFSFGFSPFVRKYIDVKERFKFFMQANLLLQINTFNRIDDEGYLIRTDAKIKGWGASVSPGFSYFISKHAALEFSLPVVSFFHQNYYAEESLYNYDKTNNLRLALQNFTPTFTFNYHF, encoded by the coding sequence ATGAAACCTAAATTAATCATCATGGCGCTGCTATGCGCCGTCAGTTGGCGCAGCTATGCCCAAGCTGAAAAGGGATCCGGATTTATTGGCGGAAGTCTGAGTTTTGGAACTTCTAAGCAAAACAGCTCATCACCTAGCTTAAACACATTTACCCTAACGCCAAGAGGAGGTTATTTTTTAGCCAATAATTTTGCCATTGGTTTAGAAATTCCCTTAAATCTTTCGAAGCTCAGGGGTGAAAATTATATCGCATGGAATGAAGAATACGGGTATTACGAAGAACAGCTTGGGGTAAAGGAATTTAGCTTTGGTTTTTCTCCTTTCGTACGCAAATATATTGATGTTAAAGAGCGCTTCAAGTTTTTTATGCAAGCTAATCTACTCCTTCAAATCAACACCTTTAACAGGATCGATGATGAAGGTTACCTGATCAGAACTGATGCTAAAATAAAGGGATGGGGTGCAAGTGTAAGTCCTGGCTTCAGCTATTTCATATCCAAACATGCAGCATTGGAATTTTCATTGCCCGTTGTATCTTTCTTCCATCAAAATTACTATGCAGAAGAATCGCTTTACAACTACGACAAAACCAATAACCTAAGGCTCGCCCTGCAAAATTTCACACCGACATTTACTTTCAACTATCATTTTTAA